Proteins co-encoded in one Kribbella qitaiheensis genomic window:
- a CDS encoding ABC transporter ATP-binding protein produces MIEPAVDHSLAAENLAVGYDHREIIHDLSVRIPAGKISVIVGANACGKSTLLKTLARLLKPSRGSVLLDGKSIHQIPTREVATRLGLLPQSPTAPEGITVADLVGRGRYPRQGWIRQWTSADDEAIADAMTSTDVLEIADRPIDELSGGQRQRVWIAMALAQETGILLLDEPTTFLDLTHQFEVLDLLVDLNKRDDRTIVLVLHDLNQACRFGDHLIAMKDGAIVAEGNPAEVITEQVVQDVFGLAVKVIPDPVAGTPMVVPIGRHTPRTNAAGGPVAADNAVSGGVGTENPAAKALAASSAANGICRPTQR; encoded by the coding sequence ATGATCGAGCCTGCGGTGGACCACAGTCTGGCCGCCGAGAACCTTGCCGTCGGCTACGACCATCGCGAGATCATCCACGACCTGTCGGTCCGGATCCCGGCCGGCAAGATCAGTGTGATCGTCGGCGCCAATGCGTGCGGCAAGTCCACCCTGCTGAAGACGCTGGCCCGGTTGCTCAAGCCCAGCAGGGGATCCGTGCTGCTGGACGGCAAGAGCATCCACCAGATCCCGACCCGTGAGGTCGCGACCCGGCTCGGTCTGCTGCCGCAGTCGCCGACCGCGCCGGAAGGCATCACGGTCGCGGACCTGGTCGGTCGCGGCCGGTACCCGCGGCAGGGCTGGATCCGGCAGTGGACGTCGGCCGACGACGAGGCGATCGCCGACGCGATGACCTCGACCGACGTACTGGAGATCGCCGACCGCCCGATCGACGAACTGTCCGGTGGTCAGCGCCAGCGGGTCTGGATCGCGATGGCGCTGGCGCAGGAGACCGGCATCCTGCTGCTCGACGAGCCGACCACCTTCCTCGACCTGACCCACCAGTTCGAGGTGCTCGATCTGCTGGTCGACCTGAACAAGCGAGACGATCGGACCATCGTCCTGGTGCTGCACGACCTGAACCAGGCCTGCCGCTTCGGCGACCACCTGATCGCGATGAAGGACGGCGCGATCGTTGCCGAGGGCAACCCGGCCGAGGTGATCACCGAGCAGGTGGTCCAGGACGTCTTCGGCCTGGCGGTCAAGGTGATCCCGGACCCGGTGGCCGGTACGCCGATGGTCGTCCCCATCGGCCGCCACACCCCCCGCACCAACGCGGCCGGCGGACCCGTTGCCGCCGACAACGCTGTCAGCGGGGGTGTCGGGACCGAGAACCCAGCCGCGAAGGCCCTCGCCGCGTCCTCCGCCGCGAACGGAATCTGCCGACCCACCCAACGCTGA
- a CDS encoding FecCD family ABC transporter permease, giving the protein MASVTAEHSPAQVISRARAARRARSLVVTAVLAAVVFVIFCVSLSLGDFKIPVSDVVKTLFGGGDKATEFIVNTLRLPRALTGLLVGLALGLSGAIFQSIARNPLASPDIIGVTYGASAFAVFAIVTLGLAGAAIAGLAIAGALLTAIIMYLLAWRRGVSSYRLILVGIGIGIGAMATSLTSYLLTKARVEIAQQALIWLTGSLNGRDWTQVRWMTITLVVLSPVLIFLVHRLRILQFGDETAYGLGLRVELSRLGLIVVAVLLAAMATAAAGPIGFVAFVAPPIARWLTRSAGPALIVSALIGAFVVSLSDLIAQHALGETQLPVGVITGVVGAPYLMFLLARANRVGSGG; this is encoded by the coding sequence ATGGCGAGCGTGACCGCGGAACATTCGCCGGCCCAGGTGATCTCGCGGGCCCGGGCTGCCCGGCGGGCCCGGTCGCTGGTCGTGACGGCCGTCCTCGCCGCTGTGGTGTTCGTGATCTTCTGCGTCTCGCTCTCACTCGGGGACTTCAAGATCCCGGTGAGCGACGTGGTGAAGACGCTGTTCGGTGGCGGCGACAAGGCGACCGAGTTCATCGTGAACACGCTCCGATTGCCCCGGGCGCTGACAGGTCTCCTGGTCGGCCTCGCTCTCGGCTTGTCCGGTGCGATCTTCCAGAGCATCGCCCGCAATCCGCTGGCCAGCCCGGACATCATCGGTGTCACGTACGGCGCCAGTGCGTTCGCCGTGTTCGCGATCGTCACGCTTGGTCTGGCCGGCGCTGCGATCGCCGGACTCGCGATCGCGGGAGCGCTGCTGACCGCCATCATCATGTACCTGCTCGCGTGGCGACGCGGTGTCTCCAGCTACCGGCTGATCCTGGTCGGGATCGGGATCGGAATCGGCGCGATGGCGACCAGCCTCACGTCGTACCTGCTGACCAAGGCGCGGGTCGAGATCGCCCAGCAAGCGCTGATCTGGCTCACCGGCAGCCTGAACGGGCGGGACTGGACGCAGGTCCGCTGGATGACGATCACCCTCGTCGTGCTTTCGCCGGTGCTGATCTTCCTGGTGCATCGGTTGCGGATCCTTCAGTTCGGCGACGAAACGGCGTACGGGCTGGGCTTGCGAGTGGAGCTTTCGCGGCTCGGGCTGATCGTGGTTGCCGTGCTGCTGGCCGCGATGGCGACGGCCGCGGCCGGGCCGATCGGTTTCGTGGCCTTCGTGGCGCCGCCGATCGCCCGCTGGCTGACCCGGTCGGCGGGGCCGGCGCTGATCGTGTCCGCTCTGATCGGTGCCTTCGTGGTGTCGTTGTCCGACCTGATCGCGCAGCACGCGCTGGGGGAGACCCAGTTGCCGGTCGGTGTCATCACCGGCGTCGTCGGCGCGCCGTACCTGATGTTCTTGCTGGCCCGGGCCAACCGGGTGGGGAGTGGTGGCTGA
- a CDS encoding FecCD family ABC transporter permease has translation MPPPPTAAATRPATAVAPRRRSRARRTPLILGLVGCVALLVVVCLLSIAVGSRQIPLSTVFDALRHYDASNTDHVIVHSLRVPRTLVGLLVGAALGLSGALMQGVTRNPLADPGILGVNGGAALFVVAGIYWFGLTSLTAYVWLAFAGAAAASVAVYALGSLGREGATPVKLALAGAALTAMLGSLTTALLIGDVDTFDQFRFWAVGSLSARGSDVVGQVAPFILIGIALALVSGRVLNALSLGDDVARSLGQRVGLARIFTAVTVVLLCGAATAAAGPIGFVGLTIPHVARLVTGPDYRWILPYSMLLAPILLLGSDVIGRVAAQPGELQVGIVTAVLGAPFFIALVRRRKLADL, from the coding sequence ATGCCCCCGCCGCCTACAGCCGCCGCAACCCGGCCAGCGACCGCAGTTGCGCCCAGGCGCCGCTCGCGTGCCCGCCGCACCCCGCTGATCCTGGGCCTGGTCGGCTGTGTGGCATTGCTGGTGGTGGTCTGTCTGCTGAGCATCGCCGTGGGCTCCAGGCAGATCCCGCTCTCGACCGTGTTCGATGCCCTGCGCCACTATGACGCGTCCAACACCGATCACGTGATCGTCCACTCGCTCAGAGTGCCGCGAACCCTGGTCGGACTGCTGGTCGGCGCCGCGCTCGGACTGTCCGGTGCGTTGATGCAAGGCGTGACGCGCAACCCGCTGGCGGATCCGGGCATTCTCGGCGTCAACGGTGGCGCGGCGCTTTTCGTTGTCGCGGGCATCTATTGGTTCGGCCTGACCAGCCTGACGGCGTACGTGTGGCTGGCCTTCGCCGGCGCGGCCGCCGCTTCGGTCGCGGTCTACGCGCTCGGCTCACTCGGACGAGAAGGCGCGACGCCGGTGAAACTCGCGCTCGCGGGCGCGGCCCTGACAGCGATGCTCGGGTCGCTCACGACCGCGCTGCTGATCGGGGACGTCGACACCTTCGACCAGTTCCGGTTCTGGGCGGTCGGGTCGCTGTCCGCCCGTGGCTCGGACGTCGTCGGCCAGGTGGCGCCGTTCATCCTGATCGGCATCGCGCTCGCGCTGGTCTCGGGCCGGGTGCTCAACGCTCTGTCACTCGGTGACGATGTGGCCCGATCGCTGGGGCAGCGGGTCGGGCTGGCACGGATTTTCACCGCGGTCACAGTCGTGCTGCTCTGTGGAGCTGCCACCGCCGCGGCGGGACCGATCGGTTTCGTCGGCCTCACCATCCCGCACGTGGCGCGCCTGGTGACCGGGCCGGATTACCGCTGGATCCTGCCGTACTCGATGCTGCTGGCCCCGATCCTGCTGCTCGGTTCCGACGTCATCGGCCGGGTCGCCGCGCAGCCGGGCGAGCTCCAGGTCGGCATCGTCACCGCCGTGCTCGGGGCGCCTTTCTTCATCGCCCTGGTACGCCGCCGGAAGCTGGCGGACCTCTGA
- a CDS encoding siderophore-interacting protein produces MTTVLERPIAFDSVLATVASIEDLSPHLRRVTFVAPELAEVVTAGPDQRIKVLLSPPDGGVLRLPVGPEWYADWCSMPAEERFVMRTYTVRALRPEVAELDIEFVLHGVNGPASAWVSDVEPGDEIGLIVPFSVDTSSIKGLLNSGVDYVPPATSISRVLVADETALPALAGILEQLPAAVRATVFVEVPDLRDIRPLPSPGEVDITWITHADASNSLPAALKAADLPDDVDYAWVAGESGMIKQVRRHLVNTVGLPKSAVSFQGYWKRGEAQI; encoded by the coding sequence ATGACGACAGTGCTCGAGCGCCCGATCGCGTTCGACTCGGTACTCGCCACCGTGGCGTCGATCGAGGACCTCAGCCCGCATCTGCGCCGGGTGACCTTCGTGGCGCCCGAGCTCGCCGAGGTGGTGACCGCCGGTCCGGATCAGCGGATCAAGGTGCTGCTCTCCCCGCCCGACGGCGGCGTACTGCGGTTGCCGGTCGGCCCCGAGTGGTACGCCGACTGGTGCTCGATGCCGGCCGAGGAGCGCTTCGTCATGCGCACCTACACGGTCCGCGCGCTGCGGCCCGAGGTGGCCGAGCTCGATATCGAATTCGTCCTGCACGGTGTGAACGGGCCCGCGTCGGCCTGGGTGAGCGACGTCGAGCCGGGTGACGAGATCGGTCTGATCGTGCCGTTCTCGGTCGACACCAGCAGCATCAAAGGCCTGCTCAACTCAGGCGTCGACTACGTTCCGCCCGCGACGAGCATCAGCCGCGTCCTGGTCGCCGACGAGACCGCGCTGCCGGCACTGGCGGGCATCCTCGAGCAGCTTCCGGCCGCAGTACGGGCCACTGTCTTCGTCGAGGTTCCCGATCTGCGCGATATCCGCCCGCTGCCGAGCCCGGGCGAGGTGGACATCACCTGGATCACCCACGCTGATGCGTCCAATTCATTGCCCGCGGCCCTCAAAGCCGCCGATCTTCCGGACGACGTCGATTACGCGTGGGTGGCCGGCGAGTCCGGCATGATCAAGCAGGTCCGCCGCCACCTCGTCAACACCGTCGGCCTGCCCAAGTCCGCCGTCTCCTTCCAGGGCTACTGGAAACGCGGCGAGGCCCAGATCTGA
- a CDS encoding alginate lyase family protein, with the protein MRKKALIPVVAAACAAVVAGALSNPASAAQRPAAVSAPAAVNAPASFTHPGVGSSRAQLDFVRAKVQAGAQPWTNAYNQAKNSNYASLSRTPTPRAVVECGPYSDPNLGCTNEREDAIAAYTDALIWYIGRDDRYAQKSIALMDAWSNTISDHTNSNAPLQTAWSASSWPKAAEIIKHVYGNWPNAGRFETMLRNVYLPEIVNGSNSNGNWELSMTEAIQGIGVFLDDQTVYDKAISLFRVRTPAYVYLSSDGALPKTKPSQNLNTRDKIVAYWQGQGTFVDGLTQETCRDFTHTGYGISSISHVLETSRIQGIDLYPEFGERLRQALGFQSRWERNLEAVPSWLCGGTVKRGLGPITEVGYNALHTRLGIAMSNTQALTESKRPAGSNNLFVAWETLTHAENPS; encoded by the coding sequence CCGGCCGCGGTGAACGCGCCGGCCTCCTTCACTCATCCCGGTGTCGGCTCCAGTCGCGCCCAGCTGGACTTCGTCCGCGCCAAGGTGCAGGCCGGCGCCCAACCGTGGACGAACGCCTACAACCAGGCCAAGAACAGCAACTACGCGTCTTTGAGCCGGACGCCGACTCCACGCGCGGTGGTGGAATGCGGTCCGTACTCCGACCCGAACCTCGGCTGCACCAACGAGCGCGAGGACGCGATCGCGGCGTACACCGACGCCCTGATCTGGTACATCGGCCGCGACGATCGCTATGCGCAGAAGTCGATCGCGCTGATGGACGCCTGGTCGAACACGATCAGCGACCACACCAACAGCAACGCTCCGCTGCAGACCGCGTGGTCGGCCTCGTCGTGGCCGAAGGCCGCCGAGATCATCAAGCACGTCTACGGCAACTGGCCGAACGCGGGCCGGTTCGAGACGATGCTGCGCAACGTCTACCTGCCCGAGATCGTCAACGGCTCGAACTCCAACGGCAACTGGGAATTGAGCATGACCGAGGCGATCCAGGGCATCGGGGTGTTCCTCGACGACCAGACCGTCTACGACAAGGCGATCTCACTGTTCCGGGTCCGGACGCCCGCCTATGTCTACCTCTCCTCGGACGGCGCGCTGCCGAAGACCAAGCCGAGCCAGAACCTCAATACCCGCGACAAGATCGTCGCCTACTGGCAGGGCCAGGGCACCTTCGTCGACGGGCTGACCCAGGAGACCTGCCGCGATTTCACGCACACCGGCTACGGGATCTCATCGATCTCGCACGTGCTGGAGACGTCCCGGATCCAGGGCATCGACCTGTACCCCGAGTTCGGTGAGCGGCTGCGTCAGGCGCTCGGCTTCCAGTCCCGGTGGGAGCGCAATCTGGAGGCAGTTCCGTCCTGGCTCTGTGGCGGCACCGTCAAGCGCGGCCTCGGCCCGATCACCGAAGTCGGCTACAACGCCCTGCATACCCGTCTCGGCATCGCGATGTCCAACACCCAGGCCCTGACCGAGTCCAAGCGCCCGGCAGGTTCGAACAACCTGTTCGTCGCCTGGGAAACCCTCACCCACGCTGAGAACCCCAGCTGA